Proteins from a genomic interval of Kaistia defluvii:
- a CDS encoding FMN-dependent NADH-azoreductase, whose protein sequence is MTNILFVTSSPRGGASHSSKVAERVLADLVAHNPSATVVRRDLAADPLPHVDEAYLGALFTPAEARTDAQKAAVALSDQLIDELFAADIIVIASAMINFTITSTLKTWLDYIARAGRTFAYVDNAPVGLVTGKRVVLVESKGGIYSEGPMKPADFQLPYLRFILSFMGLSQVEEITVEGVAFGAEQAANAVAAAEIKASETARAIAA, encoded by the coding sequence ATGACCAACATCCTTTTCGTTACCTCGAGCCCCCGTGGCGGCGCCTCGCATTCCAGCAAGGTCGCCGAGCGCGTTCTCGCCGACCTTGTCGCGCATAATCCGAGCGCAACGGTCGTCCGCCGCGACCTCGCCGCCGATCCGCTTCCGCATGTCGATGAAGCCTATCTGGGCGCGCTGTTCACCCCGGCCGAGGCCCGCACCGACGCCCAGAAGGCGGCGGTCGCCCTGTCGGACCAGCTGATCGACGAACTGTTCGCCGCCGACATCATCGTGATCGCCTCGGCGATGATCAATTTCACCATCACCTCGACGCTGAAGACCTGGCTCGACTACATTGCCCGCGCCGGCCGCACCTTCGCTTATGTCGATAATGCGCCGGTCGGCCTCGTCACCGGCAAGCGCGTCGTCTTGGTCGAGTCGAAGGGCGGTATCTATTCGGAAGGCCCGATGAAGCCGGCCGATTTCCAGCTACCCTATCTGCGCTTCATCCTGTCCTTCATGGGCCTGTCCCAGGTCGAGGAGATCACCGTCGAGGGCGTAGCCTTCGGCGCGGAGCAGGCTGCCAATGCGGTCGCTGCCGCCGAGATCAAGGCTTCGGAGACGGCGCGCGCCATCGCCGCCTGA
- a CDS encoding TRAP transporter large permease subunit → MILEATKPSPPGARPGFRDAVAIRAGLVLSRLEAGLGALCAGILALLLAVVLLSVGLRYGLGSAFLGSDELAIWLHVALIAIGAPLSIHSALAMRLDVFTRLLPAAGQRAALLLADSFVIVGGLVLVFGGGEIIVMLGGVSPTLGLPEWVRFAFLGFGGALTLLVVVLKHLSEGRAWLLLAVLVIGTALYIGGDSLVLPISLPPSLALGLIALIGLVVAAPLPFAFLAAAYLAIPFGSSMPEPAMVASVVSGMSKFLLLAIPFFLLAGGLLTASGVAGQLVRFAAALVGHKRAGLAQTTLLTSVLFSGASGSSVANAAFGASTFQPELVKRGYPPAQAGAIIAATSVLDNVIPPSIAFLILAAATNLSVGSLLVGGFVAGAVMAVALAVAIHLTVRVRSAEARATPAERRNSAIAAIPAFGLGVIVVAGIRLGVVTTTEAAALAALYTLLIGLFGRLSARSLYAAFRQAGAEASAIGLLIGTAAPFAFLLAVDDISGLVASLADSFGGSSVAVLLLSNLILLVVGLVLDIGAAILLFGPLLLPLAVAAGIDPIHFGVILVVNLMIGGLTPPVGMLVYVVSGVTKLPAGALFRAILPYLFALLVALALLSAGAILAIPSVR, encoded by the coding sequence ATGATCCTTGAAGCGACGAAACCCTCGCCCCCCGGTGCGCGACCGGGCTTTCGAGACGCCGTTGCGATCCGTGCCGGTCTCGTCCTGAGCCGGCTGGAGGCCGGGCTTGGCGCGCTCTGTGCCGGTATTCTCGCCCTGCTTCTGGCGGTGGTCCTGCTTTCGGTCGGGCTGCGCTATGGGCTTGGCAGCGCCTTTCTCGGCTCCGACGAGCTGGCGATATGGCTGCATGTCGCGTTGATCGCCATCGGCGCGCCGCTCTCGATCCACAGCGCGCTGGCGATGCGGCTCGACGTTTTCACACGCCTCCTGCCGGCGGCCGGACAACGGGCAGCGCTGTTGCTTGCCGACAGCTTCGTCATCGTCGGCGGCCTGGTGCTGGTGTTCGGCGGCGGGGAGATCATCGTCATGCTCGGCGGCGTCTCGCCGACGCTCGGCCTGCCGGAATGGGTGCGCTTCGCCTTTCTGGGCTTTGGCGGTGCGCTGACGCTGCTGGTCGTGGTCCTGAAACACCTGTCCGAGGGCCGCGCCTGGCTGCTGCTGGCCGTCCTTGTGATCGGAACGGCGCTCTATATCGGCGGCGACAGCCTCGTCCTCCCGATTAGCCTCCCGCCCAGCCTGGCGCTTGGCCTGATCGCACTGATCGGCCTCGTGGTCGCCGCGCCGCTGCCGTTTGCGTTTCTCGCCGCGGCCTATCTCGCCATTCCCTTTGGCAGCAGCATGCCCGAACCGGCCATGGTCGCTTCCGTCGTTTCCGGCATGTCGAAATTCCTGCTGCTGGCGATCCCCTTCTTCCTGCTCGCGGGCGGGCTGCTGACCGCTTCCGGTGTCGCGGGCCAGCTTGTGCGCTTTGCCGCCGCGCTGGTCGGCCACAAGCGGGCAGGGTTGGCGCAGACGACGCTCCTGACCAGCGTGCTGTTCTCCGGCGCCTCGGGATCCTCCGTCGCCAACGCCGCCTTTGGCGCCAGCACGTTTCAGCCGGAACTGGTCAAGCGCGGCTATCCGCCGGCCCAGGCGGGCGCGATCATCGCCGCCACTTCGGTGCTCGACAATGTCATCCCGCCCTCGATTGCCTTCCTGATCCTCGCGGCGGCGACCAATCTTTCGGTCGGCAGCCTCTTGGTCGGCGGCTTCGTCGCCGGCGCGGTGATGGCCGTGGCGCTGGCCGTTGCCATCCATCTCACGGTGCGGGTCCGCAGCGCCGAGGCCCGCGCCACGCCCGCCGAGCGCCGCAACTCGGCCATTGCGGCGATACCGGCCTTCGGCCTCGGCGTCATCGTGGTCGCCGGCATCCGGCTCGGCGTCGTCACCACGACCGAGGCCGCCGCTCTCGCCGCGCTCTACACGCTGCTCATCGGCCTGTTCGGACGGCTGAGCGCCCGCAGCCTCTATGCCGCCTTCCGGCAGGCGGGCGCCGAGGCGTCGGCGATCGGCCTTCTGATCGGCACCGCGGCGCCCTTCGCCTTCCTGCTCGCCGTCGACGACATTTCGGGCCTTGTGGCGAGCCTGGCCGACAGTTTCGGCGGCAGCTCGGTCGCCGTCCTGCTGCTCAGCAATCTCATCCTGCTCGTCGTCGGGCTGGTGCTCGATATCGGCGCGGCGATCCTGCTGTTCGGGCCGCTCTTGTTGCCGCTGGCGGTCGCCGCCGGCATCGATCCGATCCACTTCGGCGTTATCCTGGTGGTCAATCTGATGATTGGCGGCCTGACGCCGCCCGTCGGCATGCTGGTCTATGTCGTCAGCGGCGTAACGAAACTGCCGGCAGGAGCGCTGTTCCGCGCCATTCTGCCGTATCTGTTCGCCCTGCTGGTCGCGCTCGCTTTGCTTTCCGCCGGCGCGATCCTCGCCATTCCATCCGTCCGCTAG
- the cydC gene encoding thiol reductant ABC exporter subunit CydC yields MRLLFSLYGTRAGGLLLALLLSCMTLAAGVALFGVSGWFLTGAALATSAMTFNLFGPSAMVRGFSFLRIVSRYGERLSGHATTFKILSDIRVRIFSRLIPLVPLKAAAHRTGDFVARLTADVETLDMMFLQVVAPIATAILGALGLSLLLWLVLPEALPVVLIGFGLTTLLLPGLIVLAGRRSGAETVRTAADLRIAVLDGIDGHADLVTLGAVDGARHSVDKAVALVRKARLRQSWRIAFGPAFVVLGTGATAIATLFVGLPVLEQGRVSGPVLVGALLAVMAVFEVAGPILRGAGKLGAASAAAGRVQSLVDMRPAIVDPAKPVRVPPAGNITFEKVGFTYGRDASILTGLDLTLHPGERIAIIGESGSGKSTLLGLLLRLVDVDTGRICIGGVDIRAMRQADLHAHIGLLSQDAPVFIGTIRDNLRIADPAADDATLHAALVKARLDGFVRSLSQGLDTWLGESGETLSAGQARRLCLARTLLSPAPVLLLDEPTAGLDRPTEAEFLADLLAVTTGRTLILATHAAIPHGAVDRVYRLEDGALTLED; encoded by the coding sequence ATGCGGCTTCTCTTCAGCCTCTACGGTACCCGCGCCGGCGGCCTGCTGCTGGCGCTGCTGCTTTCCTGCATGACGCTCGCAGCGGGCGTCGCGCTGTTCGGCGTGTCCGGCTGGTTTCTGACCGGGGCGGCGCTGGCCACCTCGGCCATGACCTTCAACCTGTTCGGCCCCTCGGCCATGGTGCGCGGCTTTTCGTTCCTGCGCATCGTCTCGCGCTATGGCGAGCGGCTTTCCGGCCATGCCACGACCTTCAAGATCCTGTCGGATATCCGCGTCCGCATCTTCTCGCGCCTGATCCCGCTGGTGCCGCTAAAGGCGGCGGCGCACCGGACGGGTGATTTCGTCGCGCGACTGACCGCCGATGTCGAGACGCTCGACATGATGTTCCTCCAGGTCGTCGCGCCGATCGCAACCGCGATCCTCGGCGCGCTTGGCCTCAGCCTGCTCCTGTGGCTTGTGCTACCGGAAGCGCTGCCGGTCGTCCTGATCGGCTTCGGGCTGACCACCCTCCTTCTGCCGGGGTTGATCGTGCTGGCCGGCCGGCGCTCGGGCGCGGAAACCGTCCGCACGGCTGCCGATCTCCGCATCGCGGTCCTGGATGGTATCGACGGGCACGCCGATCTCGTGACGCTTGGTGCCGTCGATGGCGCGCGCCATTCGGTCGACAAGGCGGTTGCCTTGGTCCGCAAAGCTCGGCTGCGGCAATCCTGGCGCATCGCGTTCGGGCCGGCCTTCGTGGTGCTCGGCACCGGCGCCACTGCGATCGCGACGCTTTTTGTCGGGCTGCCGGTGCTGGAGCAAGGCCGCGTCAGTGGCCCGGTGCTGGTCGGCGCGCTGCTGGCCGTCATGGCCGTGTTCGAGGTCGCAGGCCCGATCCTGCGCGGCGCCGGGAAGCTCGGAGCCGCGAGTGCCGCCGCCGGCCGGGTTCAGTCGCTCGTTGACATGCGGCCCGCCATCGTCGACCCCGCCAAGCCGGTCCGCGTCCCGCCAGCCGGCAATATCACCTTCGAAAAGGTCGGCTTCACCTATGGCCGCGACGCGTCGATCCTGACCGGCCTCGATCTCACGCTGCATCCGGGCGAGCGCATCGCCATCATCGGCGAAAGCGGCTCCGGCAAGTCGACCTTGCTTGGCCTGCTGCTGCGTCTCGTCGATGTCGATACAGGGCGCATTTGCATCGGCGGCGTCGATATCCGCGCCATGCGTCAGGCGGATCTGCATGCCCATATCGGACTATTGTCCCAAGACGCGCCGGTCTTCATCGGCACGATCCGTGACAATCTGAGGATTGCCGATCCGGCCGCCGATGACGCGACCCTCCATGCCGCGCTCGTCAAGGCGCGGCTCGACGGCTTCGTCCGCAGCCTCTCGCAGGGGCTGGACACATGGCTGGGCGAATCCGGCGAAACGCTCTCGGCCGGGCAGGCGCGACGCCTTTGCCTGGCGCGAACCTTGCTGTCGCCGGCTCCCGTGCTGCTTCTCGATGAACCCACCGCCGGGCTCGATCGGCCGACGGAGGCCGAGTTTCTGGCCGATCTGCTGGCCGTCACCACCGGGCGCACGCTGATTCTCGCCACCCACGCCGCCATTCCGCACGGGGCCGTGGATCGCGTCTATCGGCTGGAGGATGGTGCGCTAACGTTGGAGGATTAA
- a CDS encoding pentapeptide repeat-containing protein, producing MTRPPAAAPTRIVENLVAEKIRLASLFDGETDLSGARFADCQFTDCDMKGLHLTEASFERCDFSGSDLRGVEATGSHWNEVRALKAVFSGAELADARFVNCNLSNAEFVRARLTNARFEDCKLTGGDFQGAAAIGIAFRRTRLNGAMLRNLSFRKERVDGVDFADADLAGADFRDAVFVDSSLRSASLRAAKFEGADLRGCDLGAITLADAGLFRKAIISKAQAADLLKGIGLIVL from the coding sequence ATGACCCGACCGCCCGCTGCCGCCCCGACCCGCATCGTCGAAAACCTCGTTGCCGAGAAGATCCGGCTGGCGAGCCTGTTCGATGGCGAGACGGATCTTTCCGGGGCGCGCTTCGCCGATTGCCAGTTCACCGATTGCGACATGAAGGGCCTCCATCTCACCGAGGCGAGCTTCGAGCGCTGCGATTTCTCCGGCAGCGATCTTCGCGGCGTCGAGGCCACGGGATCGCACTGGAACGAGGTGCGGGCGCTGAAGGCGGTTTTCTCCGGCGCCGAGCTGGCGGACGCCCGTTTCGTCAACTGCAACCTGAGCAACGCCGAATTTGTCCGCGCGCGATTGACCAATGCCCGCTTCGAGGATTGCAAGCTGACGGGCGGCGACTTCCAGGGCGCCGCGGCGATCGGCATCGCCTTCCGCCGCACGCGTCTGAACGGCGCGATGCTGCGCAACCTTTCGTTTCGCAAGGAGCGGGTCGACGGCGTCGATTTCGCCGATGCCGATCTCGCCGGCGCGGATTTCCGCGATGCCGTGTTTGTCGATTCGTCGCTGCGCTCGGCCAGCCTGCGGGCCGCGAAATTCGAGGGCGCGGACCTGCGCGGCTGCGATCTCGGCGCCATCACGCTGGCCGATGCCGGCCTGTTCCGCAAGGCGATCATCTCCAAGGCTCAGGCGGCGGATTTGTTGAAGGGCATTGGGCTGATCGTGCTGTAA
- the parS gene encoding type II RES/Xre toxin-antitoxin system antitoxin — MAHTQALDIVGGETALGLSIRSGRDLIAAVRHGLPVRAVEHVLDSGRMTLAELDLVVLPRKTLSHRRKIGTLTADQSDRLMRAARVIAAAEDTFGSQQKAATWLRRPTTALGDETPLSLLDTSEGALQVENLLGRISHGIAA; from the coding sequence ATGGCTCATACGCAAGCACTCGATATTGTCGGCGGGGAAACCGCGCTCGGGCTTTCGATCCGGAGCGGGCGGGATCTGATCGCCGCCGTGCGGCACGGATTGCCGGTGCGCGCCGTCGAACACGTGCTCGATAGCGGCCGGATGACGCTGGCCGAGCTCGACCTCGTCGTGCTGCCGCGAAAAACGCTGTCGCACCGTCGTAAGATCGGCACGCTCACGGCCGACCAGTCCGACCGGCTGATGCGCGCCGCGCGCGTGATCGCGGCGGCCGAGGATACGTTCGGCAGCCAGCAGAAGGCCGCGACCTGGCTGCGCCGACCGACGACCGCGCTGGGCGACGAGACGCCTCTGTCCCTGCTCGACACGTCGGAAGGCGCGCTGCAGGTCGAAAACCTGCTCGGGCGGATCAGCCACGGCATCGCCGCCTGA
- a CDS encoding TetR/AcrR family transcriptional regulator, with product MEVKIAEQSVHSSPAARALPPRERILIAARELFARHGVHGVGVEAVAEAAGTNKMTLYRHFESKDLLVAEYLRGLAAEGAAIWCEIENEHPGEPLAQIDAWLQRIANHAEHGNESGCALASAAMQITDPAHPGRQVLEANTRQHRDNLIRICRASGLAEPELLADQLFLMIEGSRVAWQNVEGGKPTSTLAALAAGIIASHRR from the coding sequence ATGGAAGTGAAGATCGCTGAACAGTCTGTTCACAGCAGCCCCGCCGCACGGGCGCTGCCGCCGCGCGAGCGCATTCTGATCGCCGCGCGCGAACTGTTCGCGCGTCACGGCGTGCATGGCGTTGGCGTGGAAGCGGTGGCCGAGGCGGCCGGCACCAACAAGATGACGCTCTATCGCCATTTCGAATCGAAGGACCTGCTGGTCGCCGAATATCTGCGCGGCCTCGCTGCGGAAGGCGCCGCGATCTGGTGCGAGATCGAGAACGAGCATCCGGGCGAGCCGCTGGCGCAGATCGACGCCTGGCTGCAGCGGATCGCCAATCACGCCGAGCACGGCAATGAGAGCGGCTGCGCGCTGGCCAGCGCGGCGATGCAGATCACCGACCCCGCCCATCCCGGCCGTCAGGTGCTGGAGGCGAATACGCGCCAGCACCGGGACAACCTGATCCGCATCTGCCGCGCTTCGGGGCTGGCGGAGCCGGAACTGCTGGCGGACCAGCTGTTCCTGATGATCGAGGGTTCGCGGGTCGCCTGGCAGAATGTCGAAGGCGGCAAGCCCACCAGCACGCTCGCCGCGCTGGCGGCCGGAATCATCGCCTCGCACCGGCGGTAG
- a CDS encoding RES family NAD+ phosphorylase, protein MIAWRISRAAFADLSGTGARLYGGRWNSPGRAMIYAAEAAALAVLEVRVHLDLTPDLLPDDYVLTGIALDGLAVETLDTLPEAPQALGDAWLAEARTPVLRVPSFIVPESFNLLVNPAHPAAAALSIANQRPFRFDERLWLPARLGMAPRQRAAAPSPRRMKAKEFVLPI, encoded by the coding sequence TTGATCGCCTGGCGCATCTCCCGCGCGGCCTTCGCCGATCTTTCCGGCACCGGGGCGCGGCTCTATGGCGGGCGCTGGAATTCGCCCGGCCGGGCGATGATCTACGCGGCCGAAGCAGCGGCGCTGGCCGTGCTCGAGGTCCGCGTCCATCTCGACCTGACGCCCGATCTGCTGCCGGACGACTACGTCCTGACCGGCATCGCCCTCGACGGCCTCGCCGTCGAGACGCTCGACACCCTGCCGGAGGCGCCGCAGGCCCTAGGCGATGCCTGGCTGGCCGAGGCGCGCACGCCGGTGCTGCGCGTGCCGTCCTTCATCGTGCCGGAGAGCTTCAACCTGCTGGTGAACCCGGCCCATCCTGCGGCCGCGGCGCTTTCGATTGCGAACCAGCGCCCCTTCCGCTTCGACGAACGCCTCTGGCTGCCCGCCCGTCTAGGCATGGCGCCGCGTCAACGCGCGGCGGCACCTTCGCCTCGCCGCATGAAGGCGAAAGAATTCGTCCTCCCGATCTGA
- a CDS encoding TRAP transporter substrate-binding protein: MPPFTRRQFLRSASKMGLAALATPALVGRAAAATSLTVASLLGPDKPETKIWERIRDRVEAELPGAFRFNIVANAALGGEKEVAEGLRLGSIQASLSTISTLSGWVPETQILDLPFLFRDRDHLRKVVQGDLGAELKQKLGAENFVVADYINYGARHLLAKEAITRPEQLRGKRIRVIQSPLHTELWASFGANPTAIPIPETYNALSTGVVDAMDLTKSAYAGFKLYEVVPYLTETGHIWASGVVVFAAPFWKRLDERQRAVFQAAAIEGARYFDELIIADEAASMQLAAQNGGQIVQPEDRPAWEKGARTVWHSFADKVGGIDKIEAIRAVR, from the coding sequence ATGCCCCCGTTCACCCGCCGCCAGTTCCTCCGCTCCGCCTCGAAGATGGGCCTCGCCGCACTCGCAACCCCGGCTCTGGTCGGCCGGGCCGCCGCCGCCACGTCGCTGACGGTCGCCTCGCTGCTGGGACCGGACAAGCCCGAGACCAAAATCTGGGAGAGGATCCGCGACCGGGTCGAGGCGGAACTGCCGGGCGCGTTTCGCTTCAACATCGTCGCCAATGCGGCGCTGGGCGGCGAGAAGGAGGTGGCCGAGGGCCTCCGCCTTGGCTCGATCCAGGCCAGCCTTTCCACCATCTCGACCCTGTCGGGCTGGGTGCCGGAAACGCAGATCCTCGATCTGCCCTTCCTGTTTCGTGATCGCGATCATCTCCGAAAGGTCGTTCAGGGCGATCTCGGCGCCGAACTGAAACAGAAGCTTGGCGCCGAGAACTTCGTCGTCGCCGACTACATCAACTATGGCGCCCGCCATCTGCTGGCCAAGGAAGCAATCACCCGGCCGGAACAGCTGAGGGGCAAGCGCATCCGCGTCATCCAGAGCCCGCTGCATACCGAACTCTGGGCGTCCTTCGGCGCCAACCCGACGGCGATCCCGATCCCGGAAACCTACAACGCGCTGTCCACCGGCGTCGTCGACGCTATGGATCTGACGAAATCCGCCTATGCCGGCTTCAAGCTCTACGAGGTGGTGCCGTATCTGACCGAGACGGGCCATATCTGGGCCTCCGGCGTGGTCGTCTTCGCGGCCCCGTTCTGGAAGCGCCTGGACGAGCGGCAAAGGGCCGTCTTCCAGGCGGCTGCCATTGAGGGTGCCCGCTATTTCGACGAGCTCATCATCGCCGACGAAGCGGCCTCGATGCAGCTCGCGGCCCAAAATGGCGGCCAGATCGTCCAGCCGGAAGACCGCCCGGCCTGGGAGAAAGGCGCGCGCACCGTCTGGCATAGCTTTGCCGACAAGGTCGGCGGCATCGACAAGATCGAGGCGATCCGCGCGGTCAGGTGA